The genomic DNA TGATGGCGTAGTGGTCGCGGCTCAGCGGCAGCGCGGTCACCTCGGCTGCGGTGGCCGCGACCCGGCTGAGCGGGCGTAGGGCGATCCGTACGAACGCGAGCGTGCCCGCGGCGGTCACGACCAGCGCCAGCGCGGTCAGTGCCGTCACGACGATCGTCTCGCGGGTGGCCGCGGCACTGGCCGCGCGCAGGGAGGCTGCGGTCAACAGCACTTCGCCGGGCCCACCGGGACGACTGGTCAACAGGTACATGCCGAGACCGGGCAGCCAGTCGTCCTCGGGTTCGTCGAGTCGGCCCGAGTGCTCGACGATCTCGGCAAGCGCCTCGGGGGGCGCAAGCGCGGCCTCGCCGTCACCGAACATCGCGGAGTCCACGACCCGACCGTCGCGAACGAGGACGACGATGTTGCCCGGTGCCTGCCCGATGAGTTGGGTCAGCGGCTTCATAGCGTCCGGCGCGGGCAGTTGGCCCGTCGGTAGCGGGGTTGCCCGGTACTTGGCCACGGCCTGGCCGAAACCGTCTGCGGCGGCGTTCAATTGGGTGTCGACGATGCCGGTCACCGAGGCGCGCAGCGTCAGCACCGACATCGTGCCGACGGTCGCCAGGACCACCATGACGACCGCGGAGACGCCCACCACCAACTGCCTGCGCAGCGGCCAGGTGCGCCAGCCCCGCGGTGCGCGCCCGCTCACTGCGCCGGCCGCAATGCGTAGCCCACGCCGCGCACGGTGTGGATCATGGGTTGTCGGCCGGTGTCGATCTTCTTGCGGAGGTAGGAGACGTACAGGTCGACGATGCTGGAGCGCCCGCCGAAGTCGTAGTTCCAGACCCGGCGCAGGATCTCCTGCCGGGTCAGTGCGCGCCCCGGATTGCGCATGAGGAAGCGCAGCAGCTCGAATTCGGTGGAGGTCAACGAGATCGACGCCTCGCCGCGGGTGACGGTGCGGCCCGCTCCGTCGAGTCGCAGGTCGCCGACGGTGAGCGTCTCGCTGTCCTCGGGGGTGAGGTACGCCGACCGCCGCAGCAGGCCGCGCAGGCGGGCGACGAGTTCCTCGAGGCTGAACGGCTTGGTCATGTAGTCGTCGCCGCCGGCGGTCAGACCGGTGACGCGGTCGCGCACCGAGTCGCGCGCGGTCAGGAACAGCACCGGGGTGTACTCGCCCGACCCCCGCAGTTGTTCCAGCACGCCGAGGCCGTCCATGTCGGGGAGCATGATGTCGAGCACCACGACGTCGGGTGGGTTGGCGCGGTACTTGGCGACGGCATCGGCCGCGTCGTGCGCGACGTCGACCTCCCAGCCCTCGTACTTGAGCGCCATCTGGACGAGGTGCGTCAGGGCCCGTTCGTCGTCGACGAGCAGCGTCCTGATGGGGGACCCGTCGGCGCGGTACATCCGCGGCAGCTGACCGAGCACGGCCTGCCGCGGCGCCGCGCCTCCGACCTGCGATGTCGCCATGAGTTCATTGTGCCCACCGACGCGCCGATGTCCGAGCGATTCATATGTCGTTCACACGTTCGCAGGTCGGGCCGGTCTTGGCGCTAGCGAGGCATCCGGTCGTGGCGCTCGGAGCCCAGCCGGTCGACGACGGCGGTCCCGTCGTCGGAGCGCACCGTGACCTCGGCGGCCGCGCGGTCGGGATCCTCGGTCTCGGAGACCCGCACCTGGGCGGAGTCGCCCGATGCCCGGACCAGGTAGGGCCCGGGGTCGGGCAGCAGGACGACGACGTCACCGGTGTTGCTCGAGGCGTCGACGGTCCTGGGCGCGGCGCCGAAGTCGACGGACACGTCGCCGTCGACGCTGTCGGCGAGGAAGGATTCGGTGACCGAGATGGGGTCACGCGTCACGATCTCGGCGTCCTGGGTGCGGACCTCGATGCGACGCGCGGATCCGCGTAGCACCACCGCGCCGTTCTCGTTGTTCGCGACGAGGGTGTCGACGTCGGCCTGCATCATCAGGACCCCGGCGCCCTGTTGGGTCGTCAGGGACAGGCGGCGCGCCATCTCGGGCGGCAGCGTCACGGTGACCTCGCCTGCTCGGCCCCAGCCGATCACCCCCGGCTGTGTCCCGGTGAGGGCGACGCGGGTGTCGGCCCCGTTGCGGGTCACCTCGAGTGAACGTTCGCCTGCACGCGAGGAGTTGATGAGCCGTGTGGAGATCCGCGGTTCGGTGGCGTCGCGGTCGGTGGTGATGCGCAGTGCCGCCGGAACGTCGCGGGTGTCGATGACGAGTGACCGCGTGTCACCGGGCAGCGACGTCTCGTCGGCGACGACGCGGAAGTTGCTGAGCCCCCAGGCGCTCACACCGAGCGCGACGAGTGAACCCACCACCACCACCGAGGCGGCGATGACGAGGAAGGCGCGGATGGCGGTGCGCCCGCCCGGCGAGAGCGGCGACGGGGTCGACGGTGTCGGAGCGGGCGGCGGGGGAGCGATGGTGGTCACGTTGATCCCTTTCAGCGGTTCAGGATTCGAGGTAGCGCAGGACCGCGAGCACGCGGCGGTTCTCGCCATCGTCGGGGGCCAGGCCGAGCTTGGTGAAGATGGAGGCGATGTGCTTCTCGGCCGAACCGACCGAGACGTTGAGCGACGTGGCGATGGCCGAGTTGGTGCGGCCCTCGGCCATCAGTTGCAGGACGTCGGTCTCGCGCGGGGTGAGTGCGTCGAGCGCCGAGCGCTGCCGCGAGCGGACGAGGATCTGGGAGACGACCTCGGGGTCGAGCACCGTGCCGCCCTTGCCGACGACCTCCACCGCGTCGACGAATGCCGGGACGTCGGCGACGCGGTCCTTGAGCAGGTAGCCGAAACCGCGGGTGTCCGAGGCGATCAGTTCGGCGGCGTAGCGCTCCTCGACGTAGTGCGAGAGCACCAGCACCGGTGACTCCGGATTCTGCGTGCGCAGCAGCGCGGCGGCGCGGATGCCCTCGTCGGTGAACGTCGGCGGCATCCGGACGTCGACGATGGCGAGGTCCGGCCGCAGTTCGTTGACGATGTGCAGCAGGTTCGTCGCGTCCGAGACGCCTGCCACCACCTCGTGGCCGAAGTCGGTGAGGATGCGCTCGATGCCGGCGCGCAGCAGTGTCGAGTCCTCGGCGATCACGATGCGCATGGCAGCACCGCCGTCACGATGGTGGGTCCGGTCGCGGGGCTCGAGACGGTGAAGGTGCCTCTCGCCGCGCGTACCCGGTCGGCGAGGCCGCGCAGGCCGGTCGCGTCGTCGGGGGCGGGTGCCTCGGCGCCGCCGACGCCGTCGTCGAACACCGACACGTACAACACCTCGGCGGAGTCGTCGAGTCGTACGGTGACGACCGCCTGACTCGCCTGAGCGTGCGTGGCGACGTTGGTCAATGCCTCGGCGACTACGAAGTAGGCGACCGACTCGACCTCCTCGGGCAGGCGGCGGGGGAGGTACACGTTGAGCGTGGTCGGGATGCCCGCGTTCTCGGTGCGCTGCACGACGGCCGAGAGTGCGGCGTCGAGACCGCGGTCGGACAGGATCGTCGGGGCGATGCCGCGCACCACGTTTCGCAGTTCGACCAGTGCGCTCTTGGCGTCGTCGTGCGCCTCAGCGATGAGCTTGCGTGCCTGGGGCGGGTCGGTGTCGAGTTTGGTCTGGGCCAGGCCGATGGTCATCGCCAGTGAGACGAGTCGGGGTTGCACGCCGTCGTGCAGGTCGCGTTCGATGCGGTGGCGTTCGGCCTGTGCGGAGGACACGGCGCCCTGCCGGGCGTCGCTCAGGGCGCTGACCTCGTGCTGCAGCGCGGCGGTGGGTGACGGCGGCAGCAGCCACCTGTCGATCTGGACGTCCAGGGCGGGAGCGAAGACCAGGATTGCGACGGCCGCCACCAGGGCCACCAGCGCCAGCAGCCACGCCAGCGGCGGCGAGAGGAAGGACAGGTCTGCGGCGTCGTCGCTGTTGTCGATTGCGGTGGCGATGGCGGGCCCGGCGAAGGCGAACACGATGAGCGCGAAGGCGATCGCCGTGGCGAGGATGTCGTAGGTCATGCGTAGGTAGTGGTGCCCGAACGACTTCCAGAACCGCACGCTGCTGACGTCGAGCCAGAGTTGATGCGCCCACCGCTGGAATCCGGTGTAGTGCGACAGCTTTCGCGGTGGTTCGGCGATACCCAACCCGAAGACGGCTTCGCTGCGCAGACGCTCGACGCGGTCGACGCCGCGGATGAGGTAGACGAAGACGACCGCCGCGAGGGCGAAGCCGATGATCGACGGGATGGACGAGACGCCGATGACCAGGAGTCCGAGCGGGATCCAGAACCAGACGAGGCCGATGGCGGCGCCGGTGATCATCGACGCCGAGGGGACCAGGCCGATGCGGCGAACGGGTCTCTCGGTCTCGTCGACGACCGGCGGGGCGGCGATCGGTTCGGTGGGCGTGGTGACTGCAACCATGCACTCAACCTATGGAGTCGTGGGCTCGCGCAACACGGCGATTGCCGGAGAACCTGGCGGGGGATATCCCCCAGTGCCGGTGCGATGACTTTTCGGTGCCGACCTGGTCTGCCCGGGTACGTGACCATCGACTCATCCAGGAGAGACACCATGAGCGTCATCGACGACACCAACAGCACGTCGGCCACCGCCCAGGCCCGGCGTTCGACCTCGCACAAGGTGGGCATCGGGATCAGCGCGCTGGTCGGCGCGTTCCTGGTGTTCGACGCGGTGGGCAAGTTGATGCGGCCGGAGCCGGTGCGCGAAGGCACCGCTGCGCTGGGCTTCCCGGTCGACCAGGCGTTGGTGATGGGCATCGTGCTGACGGTGTGCCTCGTCGCGTACCTGATTCCGCGCACGGCGGCGCTGGGTGCCCTTGGCATCACCGCCTACCTGGGCGGCGCGGTGACTGCGAACATGAGGGTTGAGTCGCCGCTGTTCACCCACACGCTGTCGGCCGTGTACGTGGGCGTGCTGTTGTGGATCGGATTGGCGCTGCGCCGGCCCGAGCTGTGGCGGGTCGCCGGATTCAAGCGCTGAGCTACTTGGGGGCGATGAGTTCCAGCGCGATGCCGTCCGGATCGCGGAACTCGAGGATGTACCCGTGGCCGATCTCCTTGACCGGCTCGCGCGTTGCGCCCAGGTCGTCGAGAAGTGCTGCGGCGTCGTTGAGCTCGGATCTGCTGCCGACGCGCAGGCACAGGTGGTCGAGGCCGGTGCGGTCTTCGTCGAAGCGATCGCGTGCGACGGGTCGCAAGCCGAGCAGGAAGTCGCCCGAGTCGTACAGCACGCCGCCGAACAGGAAGCCCAGCCGTTCCCGGGTGGCATCATCGGCGCCCTCGGGGATCTCTACGGCCACGGGCCAGCCGAACACCGACTCGTAGAACTGTCTGGATCGCGCTATGTCGGTGACGGTGAGCCGGATGTGCGCTACGGATCGTGCACTGATCGCCATGCGAGCATCGTGCCAGAGGCCAGGTTGGCCTCTTCCTCTGCTTCTGATTGGTTGAGCCGCCGGTCGTCGGTGATGCGTTGTGCGCGGTCTTGGGCGCGGGTGCGCTGGCGGCGGGGCATGGTGAGGCCGGGGTTGTGGTGTGGTGCTTTGGTTCTGGCCTCGTCGGTGATCGTGACTGGTGCGGTGGGCGCGCAGAGGCTCGGGAACAGCAGCTTGCTACCCGGCTCGGTGACGTAGGTCCGGCCGCTAGGTGAGGTCCAGATGATGGTCCCCTCTGGGAGTTGTCGGTCCCGCCAGCCGGTGGGTCCGCCCCAGAAGGTTTTGAGCAAGTGGTGTCGACGGCACAGGCATTTGAGATTCGACGCACAAGTGGGTCCGATCGGCCAGGCGATGGTGTGGTCGATGTCTGCTTCGGTGGCAGGTTGCGAGCAGCCAGGGAAGCGACAGGTGAGGTCTCGGCAGCGCACGAACTCCGCCAGACGGCGCGATGGGGTGTAGCGCGGTTCTGGTGGGCTGTCGCCGGGGTGGCAGACCTTGCGGACCTTGGCGGTGAGGGCGAAGCGGCGGGCCAGTGCGCCGGGCAGGAACGGGCCGCCGACGATGGCGCCGGGGCGGGTGGCGGGGGATTGGCGATGGGTGTTGGCGGGGCCGTTGGTGTTGGTGTCAGCCGCGGGCGCGGGATGGTCGCTGGTGTCTGCATCCTTGGCGCTCGCCTCGTCATTCGAGACATGCTCGGCCGGGTCATTCTTGGCTGACTCGTCTTGGTGCTTCGTATCTCCACCCGGCTTATCGGCGCCGTTATCGTTGCCGCCCAATTCATCCCAGGTGGTCATCTCCGACAGGGGCTTGTCAAACAGCGGGTCGGGGTCGCCGTCGAGCGCTGCATCCTGCGCGACGGCCGCATCACTGGTGTCGTCGAGGGTGTCCTCGTTCACCACGACATAGACCACGGCGTTGCCGGTGGGAGGCGTCTTGGGGCCGGGGCAGTCGTCGCCACCGCACAGGCACGGCAGGTAGTCGAGTGCATGGGTGATGGAGTGAACAGCATCGGCGCGACGCTGCTCAAGGGTCCGCGGGTCGCCCGGGCACACGGTGTGGGCCAGGAGGTTCAGGCGCTTCTCGAGGGCCTTGCCGTGGGTGGCTAATAGCGTGCCGAACATGGTGGCCATGCCGGAGCCGTCGTAGTCGAACTGGATGTTGCGGCCCTTGGCCACGAGCTTCGTGCGGTACACACCGTGGGGGTCGTGCTCGGCGACGATCGCGTCGATGGTGGTGTTCAGCTTCTCCTCGGACATCGGCGCCCAGCCGGACAACACCTCGGCGAAGGCCTTGTCGACTGCTTTCTGGGCGTCTCGGTCGCGCACCAACGCCGTCCGCGTCGTGATCGCCGACACGACCCGGTAGGACACCAACCCCTGCGCAAAGAGCTTGGCCACCTCGGGCAGCCGGTCGCGCAGTGCCGTGGCGATCAACAACTGATGAGAAGCGGCCCCTTGGGTGATGTTCTGCTCGGCGCCGATCTCCGCGGCGACCGCACCCCAGTTGTCCAAGTACCACTGCTCCCGGTCAGCCGACCCATCCGCGGCGTAGGCCCGATCCAAGAGCACGACCATCGCCGCGAGCCGCCGCGCGGTGGCTGCGGCCTCCACGCGCGCCCATTCCCCGACGGTGCCGGAGGCGTCGAAGGCGGTGACGAATCGATCGAACATACTTTCGATTATAGGGAGTTGGTCAGACACGCTCAGGCACCGAAAACCGACGGTGACCAGGTTGTTAATGAAAACAGCACTGGGGATGAATCGCCCGGACAGCGCCCAAAATGTCGGACCCCGGGTATAAGGCCCGAGCCGATCAAGCGCGCACCCGAAACTGTCGCGGCTCACCGCTCAAAGGCGGGCATCGAACCGGGACCACCCGCAACCGAGCCTGAATCCCATTGCGCCGTGCCAGAATCCCGGAGTGCAGATCGGGATGACGATGCCGGTAATGGAGCCCAACCTCGACGCGGCGATGCTGAAGTCGTGGGCGCGGGTGATCGACGACGGCCCCTTCTCGTCGCTGTGCTGGGGTGAGCGCATCTGCTTCGACAATCCCGAGACGCTGACGCTGCTGGGTGCGCTCTCGGCATGGACTGACCGCGTCCGGCTGGTGACGACGGTGATCGTCCCGCAGTTGCACGACCCCGTCATGCTCGCCAAGGCACTCGCGACCGGCGACATGCTCAGCGGTGGGCGCCTCACGGTGGGCCTCGGCGTGGGCGGTCGGCACGAGGACTACGAGTCCGTCGGCGCGGACACCGCCACGCAGACGATGCGCGGCATGGCCGAACGGGTCGCGATCATGAAGCGAGTGTGGGCGGGGGAGAAGGTGACCGACTCCGTGCTGCCGGTCGGCCCGCCCCCCGTACAGCAGTCAGGACCTCGGCTGGTCGTCGGCACGATCGGCCCGAAGACGATCCGTAGCGCGTCGGCCTGGGCCGACGGACTGGCCGGCACGACGCTCGACCTCGACGTCGACAGGGAGGCCGAACTGTTCGACGTGGCCAGGACGGCCTGGTCGGAGGCGGGCAAGCCGACCCCGCATCTGGCGACGTCGTTCTGGTTCGCCATCGGCGACGGCGACGCAGCCCGCCAGCAGGTGCACCGCCACCTGCTGCGCTACATGAACTGGATCCCGTCGGAGTTCGTCGACGCGATGGCACCGACCACCGGCTGGTCCGGGACGGAAGACGATCTCCTCGAGGTCCTGCGTCGCTTCGAGGACATCGGCGCCGACGAAGTGCATCTCATCCCGACCAGCTCGGACATCGATCAGCTCAAGCGCGTCGCCGAAGCGGTTGAGGTTTACGCCTAGAGGGAACAAGTCGACGCCCCGAAACGTTCGGTGGTGCGTGAGTAACGAAGCCGAACTGAGCCCCACCGACTGGGTGCGCGAGCAGACCCAACGCATTCTGGAGCAGGGAACCACCGACGGCGTCGAGGTGTTCGACCGCCCCGTCGTCCTGTTCACGACCACCGGCGCGCAGTCCGGTAAGAAGCGCTACGTGCCGCTGATGCGCGTCGAGGAGAACGGCAAGTACGCGATGGTCGCCTCCAAGGGCGGCGATCCGAAGCACCCAAGCTGGTACTTCAACGTCAAGGCCAACCCCGCCGTGAGCGTTCAGGACGGCGAGAAGGTCTTCGAGGCCACCGCCCGCGAGATCGAAGGCGAAGAGCGCGAGCACTGGTGGAAGCTCGCCGTCGAGGCCTACCCGCCCTACGCCGAGTACCAGACCAAGACGGACCGGCAGATCCCCGTCTTCGTCATCGAACCGAACTGATCCTCGCTTCACCGATGTGCTGAGCGCCGCGCCGCCGCACTGTGTAGAACCAAGGCGTGAGCTTTCGCCTTCCTCTCGCAGTCGCGGCGCTGGTGCTCGCCGCCGTCGTCTCGCCGCCTCCGGCGCTCGCCCAGCCGGTCCGCACCGTCGAGCCGACGGTCGTCGCCACGATTCCGCACGACGTCGGCGCCTACAGCGAGGGTCTGGTGGCCGACGGCGCCGCGCTGTACGAGGCGACAGGGGAGTTCGGGCGGTCCCAGTTGCGGCAAGTCGATCCCAACACCGGCGCGGTCATTCGTTCCGCCGACCTACCGCCCGCGTACTTCGGTGAGGGCATTGCCGTCGTCGGCGACCGGATCGTGCAACTGCTGTACCAAGACGACCTCGCCCTCGAATGGGACAAGTCGACGTTGAGGCTGATCCGCGAAGTGCCCGCCAAGCAGGGGTGGGGTCTCTGTTACGACGGCTCGCGCCTGATCAGCAGCGACGGGAGCGGTCAGTTGTACTTCCACGACGTGAACACGCTCGCGCTGACCTCGAGCGTCGCGGTGACCCGCGACGGGCAACCGACGACCGGCCTCAACGAACTGGAATGCGTCGACGGCCAGGTGTGGGCCGCTGCCTGGCCGAACGACGAGTTCGTGCGCATCGACCCTGCGACGGGGGCTGTGAACACCGTTCTCGACGTGAGCAGCCTGTGGCGATTCGGGACCCGCGACGCCCGGCAGGTCATCAGCAGCATCGCCCAGATCGACGGCGACGAATTCCTGATCACCGGCAAGGAGTGGCCCGA from Mycolicibacterium arabiense includes the following:
- a CDS encoding response regulator transcription factor; its protein translation is MATSQVGGAAPRQAVLGQLPRMYRADGSPIRTLLVDDERALTHLVQMALKYEGWEVDVAHDAADAVAKYRANPPDVVVLDIMLPDMDGLGVLEQLRGSGEYTPVLFLTARDSVRDRVTGLTAGGDDYMTKPFSLEELVARLRGLLRRSAYLTPEDSETLTVGDLRLDGAGRTVTRGEASISLTSTEFELLRFLMRNPGRALTRQEILRRVWNYDFGGRSSIVDLYVSYLRKKIDTGRQPMIHTVRGVGYALRPAQ
- a CDS encoding response regulator transcription factor, yielding MRIVIAEDSTLLRAGIERILTDFGHEVVAGVSDATNLLHIVNELRPDLAIVDVRMPPTFTDEGIRAAALLRTQNPESPVLVLSHYVEERYAAELIASDTRGFGYLLKDRVADVPAFVDAVEVVGKGGTVLDPEVVSQILVRSRQRSALDALTPRETDVLQLMAEGRTNSAIATSLNVSVGSAEKHIASIFTKLGLAPDDGENRRVLAVLRYLES
- a CDS encoding sensor histidine kinase — its product is MVAVTTPTEPIAAPPVVDETERPVRRIGLVPSASMITGAAIGLVWFWIPLGLLVIGVSSIPSIIGFALAAVVFVYLIRGVDRVERLRSEAVFGLGIAEPPRKLSHYTGFQRWAHQLWLDVSSVRFWKSFGHHYLRMTYDILATAIAFALIVFAFAGPAIATAIDNSDDAADLSFLSPPLAWLLALVALVAAVAILVFAPALDVQIDRWLLPPSPTAALQHEVSALSDARQGAVSSAQAERHRIERDLHDGVQPRLVSLAMTIGLAQTKLDTDPPQARKLIAEAHDDAKSALVELRNVVRGIAPTILSDRGLDAALSAVVQRTENAGIPTTLNVYLPRRLPEEVESVAYFVVAEALTNVATHAQASQAVVTVRLDDSAEVLYVSVFDDGVGGAEAPAPDDATGLRGLADRVRAARGTFTVSSPATGPTIVTAVLPCAS
- a CDS encoding DoxX family protein, whose translation is MSVIDDTNSTSATAQARRSTSHKVGIGISALVGAFLVFDAVGKLMRPEPVREGTAALGFPVDQALVMGIVLTVCLVAYLIPRTAALGALGITAYLGGAVTANMRVESPLFTHTLSAVYVGVLLWIGLALRRPELWRVAGFKR
- a CDS encoding VOC family protein; the encoded protein is MAISARSVAHIRLTVTDIARSRQFYESVFGWPVAVEIPEGADDATRERLGFLFGGVLYDSGDFLLGLRPVARDRFDEDRTGLDHLCLRVGSRSELNDAAALLDDLGATREPVKEIGHGYILEFRDPDGIALELIAPK
- a CDS encoding HNH endonuclease signature motif containing protein, yielding MFDRFVTAFDASGTVGEWARVEAAATARRLAAMVVLLDRAYAADGSADREQWYLDNWGAVAAEIGAEQNITQGAASHQLLIATALRDRLPEVAKLFAQGLVSYRVVSAITTRTALVRDRDAQKAVDKAFAEVLSGWAPMSEEKLNTTIDAIVAEHDPHGVYRTKLVAKGRNIQFDYDGSGMATMFGTLLATHGKALEKRLNLLAHTVCPGDPRTLEQRRADAVHSITHALDYLPCLCGGDDCPGPKTPPTGNAVVYVVVNEDTLDDTSDAAVAQDAALDGDPDPLFDKPLSEMTTWDELGGNDNGADKPGGDTKHQDESAKNDPAEHVSNDEASAKDADTSDHPAPAADTNTNGPANTHRQSPATRPGAIVGGPFLPGALARRFALTAKVRKVCHPGDSPPEPRYTPSRRLAEFVRCRDLTCRFPGCSQPATEADIDHTIAWPIGPTCASNLKCLCRRHHLLKTFWGGPTGWRDRQLPEGTIIWTSPSGRTYVTEPGSKLLFPSLCAPTAPVTITDEARTKAPHHNPGLTMPRRQRTRAQDRAQRITDDRRLNQSEAEEEANLASGTMLAWRSVHDP
- a CDS encoding LLM class flavin-dependent oxidoreductase, whose protein sequence is MTMPVMEPNLDAAMLKSWARVIDDGPFSSLCWGERICFDNPETLTLLGALSAWTDRVRLVTTVIVPQLHDPVMLAKALATGDMLSGGRLTVGLGVGGRHEDYESVGADTATQTMRGMAERVAIMKRVWAGEKVTDSVLPVGPPPVQQSGPRLVVGTIGPKTIRSASAWADGLAGTTLDLDVDREAELFDVARTAWSEAGKPTPHLATSFWFAIGDGDAARQQVHRHLLRYMNWIPSEFVDAMAPTTGWSGTEDDLLEVLRRFEDIGADEVHLIPTSSDIDQLKRVAEAVEVYA
- a CDS encoding nitroreductase family deazaflavin-dependent oxidoreductase gives rise to the protein MSNEAELSPTDWVREQTQRILEQGTTDGVEVFDRPVVLFTTTGAQSGKKRYVPLMRVEENGKYAMVASKGGDPKHPSWYFNVKANPAVSVQDGEKVFEATAREIEGEEREHWWKLAVEAYPPYAEYQTKTDRQIPVFVIEPN
- a CDS encoding glutaminyl-peptide cyclotransferase translates to MSFRLPLAVAALVLAAVVSPPPALAQPVRTVEPTVVATIPHDVGAYSEGLVADGAALYEATGEFGRSQLRQVDPNTGAVIRSADLPPAYFGEGIAVVGDRIVQLLYQDDLALEWDKSTLRLIREVPAKQGWGLCYDGSRLISSDGSGQLYFHDVNTLALTSSVAVTRDGQPTTGLNELECVDGQVWAAAWPNDEFVRIDPATGAVNTVLDVSSLWRFGTRDARQVISSIAQIDGDEFLITGKEWPESFRVRIPE